Within Chloroflexota bacterium, the genomic segment CGTACTTTTGACCCGTTCTTCTCCACGCTCGCCATATCCACGCCCAGCGATGGGGTTGACGATGACCAATGTTTTTGCCATGCTCTCCTCCCTACAGTTTCCCATGCTGTCCTTTTACTAAAACACGATCCGAACTCAAGGGTGACGCAAAAAGAGCCTCGAGATTAAGCCCGAGGCCCTTTTCTGCTAACGTGCCGAAATACCGACGGACTTATCGGCTCTATTGCCCGACGCTTCGGGTGAACTCGATCAGTTCCTCTAGTTTGCGTGCCGCCGCGCCGGAATCCAGTGATTCCTCGGCCATCTTGACACCTTCGCGCAGGTGGCGCGCGCGTCCGCCAACTACCAACGCCGCCGAAGCGTTGAGCACCACGATGTCGCGTTGGGGCCCCTTCTGACCGGCCAAGACAGCGCGGGTGATGGCGACGTTTTCCTCTCTGCTCCCACCGGCAAGGTCCGTTAGCGAGGCCCTGGGCAACCCCAGTTCGGCAGCATCCAAGGCAAAAGTGGCCACAATGCCCTCTGGATCCAACCGGCTGACTTTGTTCACGCCGGTAGTGGACAGTTCGTCCAGGCCATCCACGCCGTACACTACGTAAGCCGAGCGCACGCCCAGGTTGCGCATGGTATAGGCCAGTTGCTCGGTCAGCCCGCCAGCGTATACACCCACAAACTGTGCCTCGGCCGATGCCGGGTTGACCAACGGCTCCAGCACGTCGAGGATAACGTGAAAGCCGATCTCGACTGCAGGTTGGAGGGCGTTTTCCAAGCCCGCCTGCAAGCGGGGGGCGAAGAGGAAGCCGATGCCCACCTGGTCAATGCAATCGGCCATCTGCTGGGGCGTGAGTTCCAGGTTGACGCCCATAGCCTCGAGTAAGTCGGCGCTACCGCAGCGACCGTGAGCGGAGCGGTTGCCGTGTTTGGCAACCGCGAGACCGGCACCCGCCGTCACCAGCGAAGCCAGGGTGGAGATATTGAACGTCCGCGGTCGGTTACGGCCGATACCACAAATGTCTACCAGGTCACGCCGCTTGGGTCGCACAGGGGTTACGCCGCGGCGCAGCGCCAGGGCACAGCCAGTCAACTCGTCCACCGTCTCGCCCTTCATGCGCAAGGCGGTCAGAAAGGCTGCCACTTGAGCCGGCGTGGCCGCACCGGCAATGATCTCACCCATCGCTGTCTCTGCTTCAGATACACTTAGCGATTCGCTCTCTATCAGTTTTGCCAGTGCATCTTTGATTGTGGTCATGAGCACACCCCTTGGCTTTCTATTATACCATGAGAGATTGTAAAACAAAGCGGGGCCGATGTCAAAAATTCCTCTTGGATGCCTCGTCCACACTTGTCCAAGGCAACCTGCTGCGGTATAATCTGAGCCGCCAGCGATAAAACA encodes:
- the trpD gene encoding anthranilate phosphoribosyltransferase, yielding MTTIKDALAKLIESESLSVSEAETAMGEIIAGAATPAQVAAFLTALRMKGETVDELTGCALALRRGVTPVRPKRRDLVDICGIGRNRPRTFNISTLASLVTAGAGLAVAKHGNRSAHGRCGSADLLEAMGVNLELTPQQMADCIDQVGIGFLFAPRLQAGLENALQPAVEIGFHVILDVLEPLVNPASAEAQFVGVYAGGLTEQLAYTMRNLGVRSAYVVYGVDGLDELSTTGVNKVSRLDPEGIVATFALDAAELGLPRASLTDLAGGSREENVAITRAVLAGQKGPQRDIVVLNASAALVVGGRARHLREGVKMAEESLDSGAAARKLEELIEFTRSVGQ